In one Rhopalosiphum padi isolate XX-2018 chromosome 3, ASM2088224v1, whole genome shotgun sequence genomic region, the following are encoded:
- the LOC132927524 gene encoding calpain-A-like produces MSNIEERGFGVRQRPAEFVQNFEVLRNQCLKEKKLFRDPEFDTYDLTIHHKNLRKSRFEWRRPNKIANNPQFIMEGVSRFDVKQGELGDCWLLAAIANLTLNDKLFYQVVPYDQGFYTKYAGIFHFRFWQYGKWVDVVIDDRLPTYDGKLIYLQSAMKNEFWSALLEKAYAKIHGSYKALEDGFTMEGMGDFTGGVSEIYDLNDVQHDLLTIMLNSIQRQSLMCGSILNSKMIDVSEKGLHEAHAYSITKITSISIENKKNGTISLIRLRNPWGENEWNGPWSDESVEWLSIPQATKISIGLVIDNDGEFWMSFEDFVKYFSVLEICNLAPEYIIWEQYGACYKWDLSVFEGEWVRGATAGGCDISQESFSSNPQYNITLEDSDDSNNENMCTIIISLMKKYRQRNRKGDSFSIKFFLFDLNKSMSVPKPLDMDFFNNNTALYKFHSLKYNPREISKRLKVPPGKYCIVPCTSNQNESGEFLLRVFSEKKNNLEEFDNEVGMCPINYKFKELVINTNKNEDSNEKLKKYFLKVAGSDKEVDWMELKDILDVAMKQEPGNIRFSNDVCRCLIAMMDWDRSGKLGFKEFQSLWLNIKHWKVVFKSYDIKNKGYIKGYHLRSALSSVGYSIKTRTINTMCHRYANRKGYIMFDDFIMCAIRLKTTIDIFKERDPGNKNVASFTLEEWVEKTFYS; encoded by the exons atgtcAAATATCGAAGAACGGGGTTTTGGTGTTCGACAGAGACCTGCTGAATTTGTTCAAAACTTTGAAGTGCTTCGAAATCAAtgcttaaaagaaaaaaaactattcagaGATCCGGAATTTGATACATACGATTTAACTATACATCATAAAAATCTTCGAAAAAGTCGGTTTGAATGGCGAAGACCAAAC AAAATTGCAAACAATCCCCAATTTATCATGGAAGGAGTTTCAAGATTCGATGTAAAGCAAGGAGAATTAG GCGACTGTTGGTTATTAGCTGCTATAGCAAATTTGACTTTGAACGATAAACTTTTTTATCAAGTAGTGCCATATGATCAAGGATTCTATACTAAATACGCGGGTATATTTCACTTTAg attttggcaGTACGGCAAATGGGTTGACGTGGTTATTGACGATCGTTTACCGACTTATGatggaaaattaatatatcttcAATCAGcaatgaaaaatgaattttggAGTGCTCTGTTGGAAAAAGCTTATGCCAA aATCCATGGATCATATAAAGCATTGGAAGATGGTTTTACAATGGAGGGTATGGGAGATTTCACAGGAGGTGTTTCagaaatatatgatttaaatgatGTACAACATGATTTATTAACGATTATGCTAAATTCTATTCAACGACAATCGCTCATGTGTGGTTcgatattaaattcaaaaatg attGATGTATCTGAAAAAGGATTACATGAAGCTCATGCATACAGTATTACCAAGATAACTAGTATTTCtatagaaaataagaaaaatggtACAATAAGTTTGATTAGACTTCGAAATCCTTGGGGCGAAAATGAATGGAATGGTCCCTGGAGTGATGA atccGTTGAGTGGTTATCTATACCTCAAGCAACAAAAATATCTATCGGTCTGGTGATAGATAACGATGGAGAGTTTTGGATGTCATTCGaagattttgtcaaatatttttctgtattaGAAATTTGTAATTTGGCTCCTGAATATATAATCTGGGAACAATATGGAGCATGCTATAAATGGGATTTGAGTGTATTTGAAGGTGAATGGGTTCGAGGCGCAACCGCCGGTGGATGTGATATATCTCAag aatcgTTTTCAAGCAATCCgcaatacaatataacattagaAGATTCTGATGATAGTAACAATGAAAATATGTGcactataattatttcattaatgaaaaaatacagACAACGCAATAGGAAAGGGGattcattttcaattaaattttttttgtttgat ctCAACAAATCGATGTCTGTGCCGAAACCATTAGACAtggatttttttaacaataatactgCTTTATATAAGTTCCATTCTCTTAAGTACAACCCAAGAGAAATTTCTAAGAGACTAAAGGTACCACCtggtaaatattgtattgtacctTGTACATCTAACCAGAATGAATCAGGGGAGTTTTTACTCAGggtattttcagaaaaaaaaaacaatttgga ggagTTCGATAATGAAGTAGGAATGTGTCCAATTAATtataag TTCAAAGAATTGGTAATTAACACAAACAAAAATGAGGATtcgaatgaaaaattaaaaaaatacttcctCAAAGTAGCTGGGAGTGATAAAGAGGTCGATTGGATGGAACTTAAGGATATTTTGGATGTTGCCATGAAACAAG aaCCCGGGAACATACGATTTTCAAATGATGTATGTCGTTGTTTGATTGCTATGATGGATTGGGATAGATCAGGTAAACTTGGTTTTAAAGAATTTCAATCATTATGGTTGAACATTAAACACTGGAAG gttgtttttaaatcatacgATATAAAGAACAAGGGATATATCAAAGGATATCACTTAAGGTCAGCATTAAGTTCGGTTGGTTACTCTATTAAAACACGTACCATAAACACTATGTGTCATCGGTATGCGAACCGAAAAGGATATATAATGTTTGATGATTTCATTATGTGCGCTATAAGACTTAAAACCACAATAG acataTTCAAAGAACGTGATCCTGGTAATAAAAATGTGGCTTCATTTACATTGGAAGAATGGGtggaaaaaacattttactcataa
- the LOC132927587 gene encoding calpain-A-like isoform X2 gives MSNIVERDSGVRQRPAEYVQNFEVLRSQCLKEKILFRDPEFDTYDLSVHYKNLRKNQLEWKRPNEISNNPKFFVEGVSRFDVRQGLLGDCWLLAAIANLTLNEKLFYQVVPNDQGFDNKYAGIFHFRFWQYGKWIDVVIDDRLPTYEGKLMFLQSAMKNEFWSALLEKAYAKIHGSYEALKGGFTMEAMGDFTGGVSEMYDLNDAKPNLFTIMLNSIQRQSLMCGSILNSKKLDLKEKGLCEGHAYSITKLTKFGIICLIRLRNPWGKYEWKGPWSDKSAEWLSVPHTKKESIEICNLAPDDLKREQNGTCSTWDLSVFEGEWVRGATAGGCDIFQESFSSNPQYNITLEDSDDSDNENMCTVIISLMKKYRQRHRNKGDLNSFSINIILFDLNKSNSVPKPLDMDFFNNNTALYKFHSLKYNPREISKRLKVPPDKYCIVPCTTNQNEQGEFLLRVYSEKKNNLEEFDNEVGMCPINDKFKKLALYTNKNEDSNEKLKKYFLKVAGSDKEVDWMELKDILDVAMKQEPGNIRFSNDVCRCLIAMMDWDRSGKLGFKEFQSLWLNIKHWKVVFKSYDIKNKGYIKGYHLRSALSSVGYSIKTRTINTMCHRYASRKGYIMFDDFIMCAIRLKTTIDIFKERDPGNKNVASFTLEEWVEKTFHS, from the exons atgtcaaatattgtCGAACGGGATTCTGGTGTTCGACAGAGACCTGCTGAATATGTTCAAAACTTTGAAGTGCTTCGAAGTCAAtgcttaaaagaaaaaatactgtTCAGAGATCCGGAATTCGATACATACGATTTGTctgtacattataaaaatcTCCGGAAAAATCAGCTTGAATGGAAAAGACCAAAC gaAATTTCAAACAATCCCAAATTTTTTGTGGAGGGAGTTTCAAGATTCGATGTAAGGCAAGGACTATTAG GCGACTGTTGGTTATTAGCCGCAATAGCCAATTTAACTTTGAACGAAAAACTCTTTTATCAAGTAGTACCAAATGATCAaggatttgataataaatacgcGGGTATATTTCACTTTag GTTTTGGCAGTACGGCAAATGGATTGACGTGGTTATTGACGATCGTTTACCGACTTATGAAGGAAAGTTAATGTTTCTTCAATCAGcaatgaaaaatgaattttggAGTGCTCTGTTGGAAAAAGCTTATGCCAA aaTCCACGGATCATATGAAGCTTTGAAGGGAGGTTTTACAATGGAGGCTATGGGAGATTTCACCGGAGGTGTGTCAGAAATGTATGATTTAAATGATGCAAAACCAAATTTATTCACGATTATGCTAAATTCTATTCAACGACAATCGCTCATGTGTGGctcaatattaaattcaaaaaag CTTGATCTAAAGGAAAAAGGATTATGTGAAGGTCATGCGTACAGTATTACTAAGCTAACAAAGTttggtataatatgtttgattagACTTCGAAATCCTTGGGGAAAATATGAATGGAAAGGTCCTTGGAGTGATAA atcTGCTGAGTGGTTATCTGTACCACACACAAAAAAAGAATCAATAG AAATTTGTAATTTAGCACCTGACGATCTAAAGAGAGAGCAAAATGGAACATGCTCTACATGGGATTTGAGTGTATTTGAAGGTGAATGGGTCCGAGGCGCAACCGCCGGCGGATGTGATATATTTCAAG aatcGTTTTCAAGCAATCctcaatacaatataacattagaAGATTCTGATGATAGTGACAATGAAAATATGTGCActgtaattatttcattaatgaaAAAGTACAGGCAACGCCATCGTAATAAAGGGGATTTGAattcattttcaattaatattattttgtttgat CTCAACAAATCAAATTCTGTGCCGAAACCATTAGACAtggatttttttaacaataatactgCTTTATATAAGTTCCATTCTCTTAAGTACAACCCAAGAGAAATTTCTAAGAGACTAAAGGTACCACctgataaatattgtattgtacctTGTACAACTAACCAGAATGAACAAGGGGAGTTTTTACTCAGAgtttattcagaaaaaaaaaacaatttgga ggAGTTCGATAACGAAGTAGGAATGTGTCCAATCAATgataag TTCAAAAAATTGGCgctttacacaaataaaaatgaggattcgaatgaaaaattaaaaaaatacttcctCAAAGTAGCTGGGAGTGATAAAGAGGTCGATTGGATGGAACTTAAGGATATTTTGGATGTTGCCATGAAACAAG aaCCCGGGAACATACGATTTTCAAATGATGTATGTCGTTGTTTGATTGCTATGATGGATTGGGATAGATCAGGTAAACTTGGTTTTAAAGAATTTCAATCATTATGGTTGAACATTAAACACTGGAAG gttgtttttaaatcatacgATATAAAGAACAAGGGATATATCAAAGGATATCACTTAAGGTCAGCATTAAGTTCGGTTGGTTACTCTATTAAAACACGTACCATAAACACTATGTGTCATCGGTACGCGAGCAGAAAAGGATATATAATGTTTGATGATTTCATCATGTGCGCTATAAGACTTAAAACCACTATAG
- the LOC132927587 gene encoding calpain-A-like isoform X1: MSNIVERDSGVRQRPAEYVQNFEVLRSQCLKEKILFRDPEFDTYDLSVHYKNLRKNQLEWKRPNEISNNPKFFVEGVSRFDVRQGLLGDCWLLAAIANLTLNEKLFYQVVPNDQGFDNKYAGIFHFRFWQYGKWIDVVIDDRLPTYEGKLMFLQSAMKNEFWSALLEKAYAKIHGSYEALKGGFTMEAMGDFTGGVSEMYDLNDAKPNLFTIMLNSIQRQSLMCGSILNSKKLDLKEKGLCEGHAYSITKLTKFGIICLIRLRNPWGKYEWKGPWSDKSAEWLSVPHTKKESIGMVLDDDGEFWMSFDDFLKYFSLLEICNLAPDDLKREQNGTCSTWDLSVFEGEWVRGATAGGCDIFQESFSSNPQYNITLEDSDDSDNENMCTVIISLMKKYRQRHRNKGDLNSFSINIILFDLNKSNSVPKPLDMDFFNNNTALYKFHSLKYNPREISKRLKVPPDKYCIVPCTTNQNEQGEFLLRVYSEKKNNLEEFDNEVGMCPINDKFKKLALYTNKNEDSNEKLKKYFLKVAGSDKEVDWMELKDILDVAMKQEPGNIRFSNDVCRCLIAMMDWDRSGKLGFKEFQSLWLNIKHWKVVFKSYDIKNKGYIKGYHLRSALSSVGYSIKTRTINTMCHRYASRKGYIMFDDFIMCAIRLKTTIDIFKERDPGNKNVASFTLEEWVEKTFHS; the protein is encoded by the exons atgtcaaatattgtCGAACGGGATTCTGGTGTTCGACAGAGACCTGCTGAATATGTTCAAAACTTTGAAGTGCTTCGAAGTCAAtgcttaaaagaaaaaatactgtTCAGAGATCCGGAATTCGATACATACGATTTGTctgtacattataaaaatcTCCGGAAAAATCAGCTTGAATGGAAAAGACCAAAC gaAATTTCAAACAATCCCAAATTTTTTGTGGAGGGAGTTTCAAGATTCGATGTAAGGCAAGGACTATTAG GCGACTGTTGGTTATTAGCCGCAATAGCCAATTTAACTTTGAACGAAAAACTCTTTTATCAAGTAGTACCAAATGATCAaggatttgataataaatacgcGGGTATATTTCACTTTag GTTTTGGCAGTACGGCAAATGGATTGACGTGGTTATTGACGATCGTTTACCGACTTATGAAGGAAAGTTAATGTTTCTTCAATCAGcaatgaaaaatgaattttggAGTGCTCTGTTGGAAAAAGCTTATGCCAA aaTCCACGGATCATATGAAGCTTTGAAGGGAGGTTTTACAATGGAGGCTATGGGAGATTTCACCGGAGGTGTGTCAGAAATGTATGATTTAAATGATGCAAAACCAAATTTATTCACGATTATGCTAAATTCTATTCAACGACAATCGCTCATGTGTGGctcaatattaaattcaaaaaag CTTGATCTAAAGGAAAAAGGATTATGTGAAGGTCATGCGTACAGTATTACTAAGCTAACAAAGTttggtataatatgtttgattagACTTCGAAATCCTTGGGGAAAATATGAATGGAAAGGTCCTTGGAGTGATAA atcTGCTGAGTGGTTATCTGTACCACACACAAAAAAAGAATCAATAGGTATGGTACTAGATGACGATGGAGAGTTTTGGATGTCATTCgatgattttttgaaatatttctctTTATTAGAAATTTGTAATTTAGCACCTGACGATCTAAAGAGAGAGCAAAATGGAACATGCTCTACATGGGATTTGAGTGTATTTGAAGGTGAATGGGTCCGAGGCGCAACCGCCGGCGGATGTGATATATTTCAAG aatcGTTTTCAAGCAATCctcaatacaatataacattagaAGATTCTGATGATAGTGACAATGAAAATATGTGCActgtaattatttcattaatgaaAAAGTACAGGCAACGCCATCGTAATAAAGGGGATTTGAattcattttcaattaatattattttgtttgat CTCAACAAATCAAATTCTGTGCCGAAACCATTAGACAtggatttttttaacaataatactgCTTTATATAAGTTCCATTCTCTTAAGTACAACCCAAGAGAAATTTCTAAGAGACTAAAGGTACCACctgataaatattgtattgtacctTGTACAACTAACCAGAATGAACAAGGGGAGTTTTTACTCAGAgtttattcagaaaaaaaaaacaatttgga ggAGTTCGATAACGAAGTAGGAATGTGTCCAATCAATgataag TTCAAAAAATTGGCgctttacacaaataaaaatgaggattcgaatgaaaaattaaaaaaatacttcctCAAAGTAGCTGGGAGTGATAAAGAGGTCGATTGGATGGAACTTAAGGATATTTTGGATGTTGCCATGAAACAAG aaCCCGGGAACATACGATTTTCAAATGATGTATGTCGTTGTTTGATTGCTATGATGGATTGGGATAGATCAGGTAAACTTGGTTTTAAAGAATTTCAATCATTATGGTTGAACATTAAACACTGGAAG gttgtttttaaatcatacgATATAAAGAACAAGGGATATATCAAAGGATATCACTTAAGGTCAGCATTAAGTTCGGTTGGTTACTCTATTAAAACACGTACCATAAACACTATGTGTCATCGGTACGCGAGCAGAAAAGGATATATAATGTTTGATGATTTCATCATGTGCGCTATAAGACTTAAAACCACTATAG